The genome window AATGTTTGGTCCTGTACAGCTGCGGTCAGATTCCCCCCATATGGTGAAAGACATGACAGCTGCGCCCCTCCCCTCTGATGAGTACCGCCGGCTTCTGGACCTGGCCCGCTATCAGATTCTGGACACAGTGCCAGAAGAAGACTTTGACCGGATTACCCGGCTGGCGGCGCGGGTGCTCAATGTTCCGGTGGCGGTGCTGAACCTGGTTGACCAGCACCGCCAGTGGGGCAAGTCGGCGTTTGGACTAGGCGATACGACGGCGCCCCGCAAAGATTCGTTCTGTGCCTGGACCATTCTGGACGACTCGCCCCTGGTGGTGCCGGACGCCAGGACCGATCCCCGTTTTCAGCAGAACCCGATGGTTACGGGCGACCCGCACATCTATATGTACGCGGGGGCGCCTCTGATTACCCCCGCTGGGCACCGCATCGGCACGCTGTGTGTCACCGATGACCAGCCGCATCCTCTGGGCACGGCAGACCTTCAGGCCCTGCAAGACCTGGCCGTTCTGGCCATGAGGGTCCTGGAACTGCGCCGGCAATCGCTGGAAGCCCAGCAGGAGGCCGGCGCTCAGCGGCAGCAGGCCGCAGAACTGCGGCGCACCCTGGAGCAGGCGCGGATTCTGGAAGGTGTCAGCAGCCTGATGGACCTTGAGCTTGACCCCGATCAGGCCACTCTGACGGCCGCCGCCCTGATCAGCGAAGCCATTGAGGCCGATTACACGGCGCTGTTGACCTGGCAGGGGGAGGGCTTTGCAGTGCAGGTCGCCCACGCACCTTCTCTGCAATCGCCGGAGTTGCTGGCCTTAACGGACGAGCTGCCCAGCCTGAAAGGCGTGGTCCATACGCTGCGGGACCTGCAGCAGCCGGTCTACCTGAGTCAGTACGCGGCCCATCCTCAGGCCCACCCGCACATCGTGGCGGCTAGCGTCACGCAGGTGGCTTGGCTGCCGCTCGGTGACGAGGGCGACCAGCCCACGCTCCTGGTGGCTGCCCGGCTGCGGGGGCACGCCCTGGAGCATTGGCGTTCGGGTGACCGCACCCTGTTGGAAGCAGCGGGCCGAACCATCCGACACGCTTTGCAGCGGCACGCGGTGCTGGAGCAGGTGCAGCAGCAGGCGCGGCGGGACCCCCTGACTGGCCTGCTGAACCGCCGGGCTTTTGATGAGGAGTTGGCCGGGCATGTGGCCACGGGCGACCCGTTTACGCTGGCCCTGATTGACCTTGATGGTCTGAAGGCGGTCAATGACAGCGAGGGCCATGCCCAGGGCGATAAGCTGCTGCAAGTCTTTGGTCAGGCGCTGGACGCTGAATTGGATGAGGGTGCGGCGGCCTACCGGCTGGGGGGCGATAATTTGCTGTGTTGTTGCCGCAGTGCACGGAAGACGACCTGCTTGAACGCATCGACCTGGCCATGAGTGCTGCGCAGGCGGTCGCCGTACAGCGCACTGGTGCCAGTACTGGAGTCGTGCAGTCGGCTGAAGCGGGCCAGGTGCCGGCGCTGCTCGCTCTGGCCGATGAGCGTATGTATGCCGTCAAGCGCCGCCGTCAGCAGGCCGGGTCTGCGGCGGTGGAGTGAAAAGGGCTCTCCTTACTCTGGCGGGCCGCTTGGATGGGGAGGTGCCTGTCTACACGCTCCTATAGGCAAAAAGATGCAGCCCTGTTGAATGGTTTGCCTGGTGGCCTGACGGAGATTGGTACGCTTCCAGAACTCATGTGAGTCCCGCCTATACCAGAAGGGCATCTAACGGTTGTGGCAAGTTGTTGCCGTCGGGGCGATGAAAGAGCCTCGGTGAAACAGGTGGCCTGAAGTTCAGGCCACCTGTCTCGCGACGTCGCGCCAAAGCACGAAAGCCCGTTTTTGGTGGTAACGACGATGATGAGCGGGGCGAGCCGGATGGTGCAGATTCGTGATGCGAGTGTGCAGGTCAAGAAATCCCTGTGCTCGTCGCCCTGATCTGAATCCGCGTTGCTGGCGCTCTTGTCGTCGTGTGGAACGATGCGACTGCTCAACCAGATTGTTGCAGCGAGCCACGGAGACCACCTGGACGTGCTCCACACCGTGGAGTACCGGAAGTTCGCGAAGGGGTGCACCGTCACTCCACAGCTTGTCCGTGTGCACCGCGAGAGGCACACCATGTTCACCCAATAGCAAAGAATGACTTGGCCGCTTCAGTGTCTCGGCGTCGTTGCAATAAGACGTTCAGGACGACGCCGTGTTCGTCGACGGTCCGCCACAACCAGTGGGTGACGTCCCCGACGTCCACGTGCATCTCGTCGGGGTTCCCGGTGGCGCAGGCCCTGAGCGAACAGGTCGCTGAACTTGATGCACCAGGCGTGGATGGACTCACGGGTGACGTCAATTCCTCGTTCCAGCAGGAGTTGCTCGACTTCCCGATAACTCAGCGTGAAGCGGTGGTATAGCCAGACGGCGTACCCAATGACCTCAAGCGGGAATCGGTAGCCGAGAAGCTTCTGACCGTTGAACACCGTGTCACCCTACCCCAATAACTTGCCATAACCACCTGGACCAAGCCCAGTTGGGCGACTGTGATTGAGTTCGTGTGCATCGGGCCAGGTAGGGGCGGTGGTGTGAGTATCGCCACCTTCCCGGCTAGCATCGTCCCCGCGAGCGTTACGGTCACGGTAGGCGCTGGCCGGGCAAGAGCAGCGGCCGTCACGGCCAACAGCACCGCGGGCAACAATGGGAGCTCAGGCAGCGTCGCCAGTTCGTTCGAAGCCTTGCTGGTGGCGGCCCAGGGCGGCGGGGGTGGGGGAGGCAGCACCAGCAGCGTCGCCTCTGCGCCCGGTTCTGCCGCGCAGTGGCTTGGCGGAGTCGGTGAGGCAGCCACGAGTACCGCGAGCCTATCTACCCCTGTAGCGGTACAGGTCGCGGCGTCCGGTGGGGGCGCGGGGGGCGGGTTCATGATGGCCAACGGCACGCTGCCCGCCGCCCTGGGAGGGAGTTATCCTAGGGGCCACGGGCAATTTGGTAACGGCGGCGGCAGCATCTCTGGCACGCAGGGCACTAATGGGGGCAACGGCGCGAACGTCACGTCAGGTCTGCCCTTTGGCGCACCGGGCGGTAGCGGAGGGATGAGCAACAGTGCGGGAAACGCCGGCAGTGGTGGCAACGGCGGGTGGCCGGGTGGAGTTGGCGGGAACGGCGGCAACGACTACGTCATCGTGATTGCGTATCCCTAACCTATCGGACAACGTGCGACGAATCGCCCCCACCTTGTCTTCGGGCAGGTGAGGGCTTTGTGACTCAGATGGGTACACGATAGACAGAGATACCGCTCAGATATTAGGAGAGCTTCGGCTGTAAGGAAGTCTCAGATTTCAGTAAATCTGCGTCTTCAAGATTGGGAGAGTACTCGAAAAAGGTAAGGACCATTGTAACTGTCTATGGGCTGAGCTAAAATCTCCTCTTTCGCTGAGGATACCACTCCGGCATCATAAAGAATGGTCGTTCTTGTGGTGAGCAGGTTCCACCCTGGTTTCAGGTAGGCGCCGAGATCGGTTTTTGTGTTCCCGCAAGTGTACGATCCTGTAAGCGCTATGGGGACCTTTGTAAAAACCAGGGTATGGGAATCTCTATAAGTTCGACTTGGATCGATTCGAGTTTCCGGACCTATAAAAGCTATGTTGATAAAATATCTATAAAATTGTACAGAATCAAGATACGACGGAGTAGAAAGGTGACCAGAAACATATACCGGAGTATCTCTGCTAATATTATAATTATCTACATTGCATCTCAGCGAAAGAAGCCTCTCCTTCTCGAATGAGAAATACTTGGTGGCAAACTGATAAAGATCAGGGGCTAAACTTGCAGAAAAATTGAGATCTTTGGCGAGAACCCCTACTTTATATGAATCTGCGCCAATAGGTGTACGGAGATCAATGTCTTTGGCGGGAAGACTTTGCGTATTCTGAAGCTCGGCTTCGCCGGTAACTAGCAGCGTCGCCGAAAGCCGAGGATCGGGAGCATACTGAACTGTGACCACTTCGTCTTTCTGTATGAGTATTTCTATTGGTTGCGGTGTTGACATAAAATCAATATCCTGAGATTCAATTAGGACAGTCGTTCCCCCTGGCAATTCGCCTAAAGTTGTCTGAATGCTCAGTGTCCCAATGTAAATGTTTTCACCCGTATCTTTATTTTTCACGTTGATTTGTGCCGATGGCACACCGGCTAGACTTATTTGTAGGCTATAAGTTTGAGGTGCCTTTGGTTGAATGGTGAGCGGAATCGTCGTAGGGCCAATTGAACTCGAACGCGTATTGACAGACACACGAATGGTGGAGGTGGCCGTGTCAGCATTTGCGCTGACTTGCACAGGGATATTGACCTCAAGCGCGTTGCCCGGCGTGAGTGTCACTGTGGATGGGGTTGCGGTAACGCCAGTCGGCAGGTCAACCATGGTCACGGTCACTGAACCGCCAAAGCCATTGATGCTGGTCAAGCTGACCCGCACATTTCCTGCCTCACCCTGACGAATGGAGAGTGAGGGCTGGCTTGGGGGGACCACTACACCCACAGATGAAGGCCTCGCATTCATGGTGCCCTGGCCGCGTCCTACGATTTTGTTGTTGGCATCCTGAATATTGAGGTTGAAAGGGCCCGTCCGCTCGCCGCCGGTATACCGGAACGTCAGATTGGTGGTAACGCGCTGAGGGGCAAGGCCCAGCGTCCGCAGGTAGGAAGACAAGGACATCCCTGTGTTCTGAGCTGACAGGGCAGGGAGGTTGAGGGTAGTAGGCGCTATCGTCAACTCAGGCACATCGGTGCTCAGCTTGATATAACCATTGTAGCCGCCGTCCTGATAGAACGTGACCGGCACCGTTACGGTGTCGTTATTGGTGAAGCTGAGGGGCTCTTTGGGCAGCACGGCTTGAACACTAGCTTCATACAAGCCACCGCGCAGTTCCGTGCGAATGTTCGCCGTGCTATTGCTCAGGTTGTACCCCGAAGCGGTCGTGGTCAGCACCACAGCGTTCCATCCGGCTTGAAGTGTCGCGTCAATCGCAAACGTTCCACCAGAGGGTCCACAGTTGACCGTGCCTTTGATCGTGGCTGCAGAAGCGCTGTACAGACGGCCAATCACGCTATCGGCAGGGGCACCATTGGTCACTGCTTCGTAGATGTAGCCCAACAGGTCGCTCTGATTGCTCAACACATCCAATCCAGAGAAAAGTGCAGTGTTTGGATTGCCGCTGGCACTGCCTGTAAAGGTGCACCCCAAATCTGCAGGAGGGAGGAAGGTCCTGAGTTCAGCAGGCGCAGCTGACAGTGGAAGGGAGACAGCGCCGGCGGAACTCAGCGTGCCAATATTCTTGGTATCGAAGTCATTCGGGTTGGCAAGTACAACTGCGCCAGCGTAAGGAATACCCGTTACCGTACCCTCAACTTGGTTGTTCTTCACCTGGTTTCCAGGAATCACAACGGCTTTGTACTCGAGGGTGACCGTTTTGTTCGCGTCGAGTGTGATGGTCTGGGCGCTGGGGGCCATGTAACCATTCACCGTACCAGGCTCGATTTTCAGAATTGTCCCAGCGCTGATACCACTGAACGTCTTGCCGCTTGTCAGTGTGCCCTCATTGAGAATGGTGTTGGTCGAAAGATTGGTGACCTTGACAGGTGCGCTTATTACCCCTGTGAGCGCAAGGGACAGTGTGTATTCCGAAATAGGGGGGGTTGGGTCAGGGCAAGCAGTAAGAAGAACCGTTAAGCCGAGCATAGCGCTGGAAAGTTTCTTCATGACTTTATGAGTCTAATGATCGGCTCATGAGTTATATGGCTGTTTTAAGCGTCATAGGGCTTATCATCGGCGCTCCGCACTTTGGGATGATCTCTTACGCAGATGGGTGCTTGGCCCTGCCTGGTGGCACGGGCACGGCAGACATGCTCCGGCAGGCGCGGGCAGCAGTATTAACTGTGCTGGAGTGGTAGGGGAGAGGCCGACTCAAGGACTCACCTTGCACTCACAAAAAGCCAGTGGGTACATGGGTTGCTATACCCGCACCATCACCGACTTCATAGCGCCAAGTTAGAACGAGAAAAGCTCCGTCTAGGACGGAGCCTTCTTTGATGGTGGCGGTGAGGGGACTCGAACCCCTACGGTTTCCCGCTTGATTTTGAGTCGGCGCCCCCGCATCCACATCCATATTTGCCGTCTTAGCTCACTTTCTCATCCTCTGCCGTCCAGTTCTGTCCATCTTCATCCGCGCTGGTTACTGTACGGGTTGCTGTACGAATTGAAGTTCGTTCCGCCCGCAGGTCGTGGAACCGGATAGGGGAGACCTCGCACCCGTCCCGCAGCGCCTGCCAGTGGTAGTTGATGCGCCAAGGCATCAGCGGCTCCCCATTCAGGTCCGGGAACATCAGGTCATGGTCCGGCCAACTGTTCCCCTCAGCCAGCACAGCATCACGCTCCGCTTCCCACGCGCTTGGCGCCCCGTTCCTTCCCTTCTCCACGCGGGACAGAATCCGCAGATCATGCACCGCGCTCTGAAAGCACGCGGCCTCAAACCAGCGGTGTGCCTGTTGGCGCACCGTCTCCGCCGGTGGGAAGTCATGGGGCAAATACGCCCACTGCGCGCCAGTGCGCGCGACCCAAAGCAGGGCGTTCAGCACGTCTCGAATGGGATATTTCCGTTGCCTCGCGTCTTCGGGACTCAGCAGCAGATACGGGAGCAGAAAGAAATACGTGTCGTCATCGACGTCACTGGGGTACCCTCGGCGTGTCA of Deinococcus betulae contains these proteins:
- a CDS encoding sensor domain-containing diguanylate cyclase, which gives rise to MTAAPLPSDEYRRLLDLARYQILDTVPEEDFDRITRLAARVLNVPVAVLNLVDQHRQWGKSAFGLGDTTAPRKDSFCAWTILDDSPLVVPDARTDPRFQQNPMVTGDPHIYMYAGAPLITPAGHRIGTLCVTDDQPHPLGTADLQALQDLAVLAMRVLELRRQSLEAQQEAGAQRQQAAELRRTLEQARILEGVSSLMDLELDPDQATLTAAALISEAIEADYTALLTWQGEGFAVQVAHAPSLQSPELLALTDELPSLKGVVHTLRDLQQPVYLSQYAAHPQAHPHIVAASVTQVAWLPLGDEGDQPTLLVAARLRGHALEHWRSGDRTLLEAAGRTIRHALQRHAVLEQVQQQARRDPLTGLLNRRAFDEELAGHVATGDPFTLALIDLDGLKAVNDSEGHAQGDKLLQVFGQALDAELDEGAAAYRLGGDNLLCCCRSARKTTCLNASTWP
- a CDS encoding COG1470 family protein, translating into MKKLSSAMLGLTVLLTACPDPTPPISEYTLSLALTGVISAPVKVTNLSTNTILNEGTLTSGKTFSGISAGTILKIEPGTVNGYMAPSAQTITLDANKTVTLEYKAVVIPGNQVKNNQVEGTVTGIPYAGAVVLANPNDFDTKNIGTLSSAGAVSLPLSAAPAELRTFLPPADLGCTFTGSASGNPNTALFSGLDVLSNQSDLLGYIYEAVTNGAPADSVIGRLYSASAATIKGTVNCGPSGGTFAIDATLQAGWNAVVLTTTASGYNLSNSTANIRTELRGGLYEASVQAVLPKEPLSFTNNDTVTVPVTFYQDGGYNGYIKLSTDVPELTIAPTTLNLPALSAQNTGMSLSSYLRTLGLAPQRVTTNLTFRYTGGERTGPFNLNIQDANNKIVGRGQGTMNARPSSVGVVVPPSQPSLSIRQGEAGNVRVSLTSINGFGGSVTVTMVDLPTGVTATPSTVTLTPGNALEVNIPVQVSANADTATSTIRVSVNTRSSSIGPTTIPLTIQPKAPQTYSLQISLAGVPSAQINVKNKDTGENIYIGTLSIQTTLGELPGGTTVLIESQDIDFMSTPQPIEILIQKDEVVTVQYAPDPRLSATLLVTGEAELQNTQSLPAKDIDLRTPIGADSYKVGVLAKDLNFSASLAPDLYQFATKYFSFEKERLLSLRCNVDNYNISRDTPVYVSGHLSTPSYLDSVQFYRYFINIAFIGPETRIDPSRTYRDSHTLVFTKVPIALTGSYTCGNTKTDLGAYLKPGWNLLTTRTTILYDAGVVSSAKEEILAQPIDSYNGPYLFRVLSQS